The Stenotrophomonas sp. BIO128-Bstrain region AAGAACGAGATCAACCGGATCGCCGGCTCGCAGCTGGTCGAAGAAAAGCAGTACCAGGGCGAATAATCGCGCCGGCGCGCGCCGGGCTCAGTGCCCGGTCGCGGCCCTGAAGCGTTCGCGGTCCTGCTGGGTCCGCCGGCGGATTTCGGCCAGCGCTTCGTTCTCGGTGGCTTCCAGCATCGATTCGAACAGACGCTGGAAGTGGTTGCGCATGGCCAACCGTGCCGCTGCCGGGTCGCGCTGGCGCAAGGCGTCCAGAATCCGGGTGTGTTCCTCGTCGCGGGTGTCATCGTCGTTGTGGCAGACGTTGGCATACACCTGCTTGACCCGCGGCAGTTCGTTGCGCATCCGCCAGATCAGCTGCACGCAGTGCTCCACCACCGGGTTGCCGGCGATCCGCGCGATCGAGAGGTGGAACTGGCGGTCGGCCTCGCTGGCCGCCGCTTCGCCCGAATTGGGGTCGACCATGGCCGCGATCAGGCCGGCCAGGTCCTCCAGTTCGGCATCGGTGATGCGGCTGGCCGCCATCGCTGCGGCCTCGGCCTCGATCACCGCGCGGGCGGCGGTCAGGTCGAACGCCGAGACATCGGGCAGTGCGCCCGGCGCCTGTGACGGTTTGGCCTTCACGTAAACGCCCGAGCCGGTCTTGATGGTGATCAGGCCCTGCGCTTCCAGGGCGATTTCCGCCTCCCGCACCGTCACCCGGCTCACGCCCAGGCGTTCGGCCAGGTCGCGTTCGCCCGGCAGGCGCGAGCCCGGCGGGAATTCGCCCTTCTCGATCAGCGCGACGATTTCGGCGGCAATGGACTGGTACAGACGGGGTTCGGACATCATCAAAGGCCTGCTGACAGGTGGCTGGGGACCGACACGCGACCGCGCCTTCAGAGAGCGGCGCGGTCGGAAAAACCGCGCCACTGACCTCAGAAGCGGTAGCGCACCCCCAGATAATACCGCCGCCCGTACGTGGTGTACTCGCGGAAGCTGCCGAGGATGGGCATATCCGATACCCGCGGCTCATCGGTGAGGTTGCTGGCCGACAGCGACAGCGACAGGTGCTTGTTCACCTTGTAGGTGGCGCGGAAGTCCAGCGAGCCATTGTCCCGCACATAGCGGTTCTGCGACGGGTCGCCGACGAACTGCTGGTAATAGTCGGAGCGGTACTTGTAGATCGCCTGCAGGTCGAGCTTGCCCAGGCCCCAGTACACCTGCGCCGAGGCGACATGCTTGGACAGGCCGAAGATGTTGGCCGGCTCGACGATGCCCGGGGTCACTACGCCAGTGGCCGGGTCAGTGGACTCGCCCAGGCGCAGGTCTTCGGTCTTGAAGTTGGAATCGGCGTAGTTGTAGCTGGCCTTCACGCCCAGCCCGGAGAAGATCCCCGGCAGGTAGGAGAAGCTGTGCGAGGCGGTGAACTCCACGCCGAACAGATCGCTCTTCTGGTCGCTGGTGGCCAGCTGCTCCACCGGCACGGTCACGCTCTGGCCATCGATATCGAACGTTTCGTTGACGATCACCGGCATCGAACCACCGTTGAACTGCTTGTAGTACAGCGCACCGGACAACATGGTGTCTTCGTTGGCATACCACTCCAGCGAGAGGTCGCCGTTCCACGACATCAAGGGCTTGGCGCGCGGGTTGCCGGTGGCCGTGATGCTGCGCAGCGCATCGCCCACGCTGTTGAACTCGGTATCCACCTCACCCAGGTTGAAGGTGCGGCCGAAGCCTTCGGCGGCCAGGTCCGGCCGCGACATCGCCCGATAGGCACCGACGCGCAGCAGCAGGTCCGGGCGCAGCTCGAAGGCAGCATTGAAACTGGGCAGCCATTCGGTATTGCTGGACTTGAGCACCTGCGAGGTGAAATCGCCGGTGGGTTCCAGGGTCACGGTACCGTCGGGATTGTTGATCACATCCAGACCGCTGCGCAGGCCGACCGAGCGCACTTCGGTGCGCACACCACGCACGCCGATATTGCCGGTCACCGGCAGGCCGAACCATTCGGCGCTGTAGTCGCCCATCAGGTACAGCGCGCTGGTTTTCTCGGTGACATCGTTGTTGGCTGGGTTGCGCAGGTCCGCGCTCAGGCCGGTATCGTCCACGCCGGTGAACGCCTTGAACAGACAGCGGCTGTCGAAGCTGGCCCACTGGTCGATGGTGTTGCCGCTGGCATTGGCCAGGAAATCGTCCTGCGGGAACGCCTGGCGGCAGGCGAGGTTGGCGGCGCGGATCGCCGCGACGTTCGTGGTGGTCACATCCACGGTATCGGTGTAATCGGTGTAGGTCGCCTCGGAGCGGCGCAGGCCGCCCTTGATGGCGGTGAAGAAGCCGCTTTCCGGGGTAAAGGTGGCATCGAAGCGGCCAGCACGGATGGTGTGCTCGCGGTGCTGCTGGCGACGACGCACCAGGGCCGAGTCGGTGAAGTTGTCCGGATTGTTCACATCGAACGCCGGATCCAGGGTGATGCTCGGCACATCGCCGCTGTAATCGTAGGTGTAATCAACATAGCGGGTGTTCTTGATGCCGCCGACCGGCCTGCCGTTGACGTCGGTGCGGCCGGCGCGCAGGCGGGTGCTGCGTTCGATCTGATCGCGCTCGGTGTTGGAATAGGACAGATCGGTGGACAGCGTCCACGCCGGGCTCGGCCGGAAGATCACGTTGAGCCCGCCGCCGGTGTATTCCTCCTGGCGCTCCAGGAAATTGCCGGTGGAATCGACCGTGGTGCTGCCGGTGTGGTGCAGCAGCGCGCCATCATCGGTGACCACGCGGTTGTTGAGGTTGCGCATCATCGAAGACAGCGACAGATCCGAGCGGTCTTCGGTGTAATCGCGCTTGGAGTGCTGGTAGTCCAGGTTCACTTCCACCAGGTCGCTGGGGCGCCACTGCAGCGCGGCGAACTGCGAATCGCGCTTGTCGTGTTCGATGAACTGGCGATAGATGCGGCTGCTGGGCACCAGGTAGTACGGCACGCCATTGGCGACCTGGTTGCCGTTGACCTGGGTGCAGTTGCGGGTCGCGCCGACCACTTCACGGCCATCGCAGGCCACCCAGGTGGAGCTGCTGGAGAACATCTCTTCCGGGTTGCTGCCTTCCAGCGCCTGTACGCCGATGGAGACTCCGAGCTTGCCGGCGTTGCCCATATCGAACTGATCGATGTAACTGGCGGTACCGCGCCAGCCGACGCCGTCCTTGTCCTTGAGGCGGTCGTCGTAGTCCTGCCAAGTGCCACGGCCATCGAGCTGGAACGTGCGTTTGCCGTACTCCAGCGGTTTGACCGTCTCCATGTTGATCGTGCCGGCCACACCGCCTTCGACGAAGTCGGCACGCTGGGTCTTGTAGATCGCCACGGTGTTGATCAGCTCGGACGGGAACTGGTTGAAGTTCACCGAGCGGTCGCCGCTGCCGTTGGTGGCCTCGCGGCCATTGAAGGTGGACGAACCCAGGAACGGGCCCAGGCCGCGGATGGAAATTTCCGACGCACCGCCTTTTTCGCGGTGGGTGGAGGCGCCGGTGATGGTTTCGATCGCTTCACCGATGGACAGCGCCGGCAGGTCGCCGATGTCCTCGGCCGCCAGCACGTCGGAGACCACGGTCTCCTCGCGCTTCTTGTCGATCGAGGTCTGGATGGTGCCGCGGATGCCGGTCACCTGGACCTGATCCAGCGTGGTGGCTTGCCCCGGCGGCGAGGCCGGGGCATCGGCGTCCTGTGCGTGGGCCAGCGGCAGGGCCGCGGTGGCGCACAGGGCATAGAACAGCGCGCTGTGCAGCGCGGTGTGGCGGAGGCCTCGTGGCGAGGCCGTACGGCGGTCATGCAACATCGTGATCTCCCTCCCAGGATGGATCGTCCGATTACACGGATTCGATCCGGAAGATTCACGACTGATGAACCAATGTCAATGAATTGGTACTAAAGTCTACCCCGCACCACCGTCCAGACCACTTTGCACTGAATTAATGTGCGGACGCAGCAGAAAAATGCGCAAACCGCAGACCACATGCGCCTAAAGTGGTATGTGCTTGTGGTTGACGCTCGCGCCCGGCAACCTGTTAGGATCGTGGTTCGCGTCAGTCGCCACGGTTCATCTGGGAGGGTAACCCCGTGACTTTGCAACACTCGCTTGCACCGATGGTGCTGCGTCCCCTGGCCAACGCCCTGCTGTTGAGCCTGTCGTTGGCCGTATTCCCGGCCACGGCCGCCGATTACCTGGTGCGCGACGCCGCTGCCTATGCCAACGCCACCCGCGCGCTTGCCCCCGGCGATACGGTGATTCTGGCCGATGGCGTTTGGCGTGACATGGACCTGCTTTTCCAGGGAACCGGGAAAATTGGTCAACCAATTAGACTGACGGCCCAGACCCCCGGCAAGGTGATTCTCAGCGGCCAATCCCAGCTGCGTCTGGCCGGGGAGCATCTGGAGGTGTCCAACCTGGTCTTCCGCGATGGCTGGGCGCCCGGTGGCGAAGTGGTCTCGTTCCGGCGGTCGGCCAGTGAGTGGGCCAACCACAGCCGGGTCACCGGGATCGTGATCGACCGCTACAACAAACCGGACCGCCAGCAGTCCGATCACTGGGTGGCGCTGTACGGCCATCACAACCGCTTCGACCACAACCAGCTGGTCGGCAAGACCAATGCAGGCACCACCCTGGTGGTGGTGCGCAACGCCACCAGCGGCCTGGACAACCAGCACCGCATCGACCACAACTGGTTCGGCCCGCGCCCCAACCTCGGTTCCAACGGCGGCGAGACGATGCGCATCGGCACCAGCCACGATTCGCAGTCCGATTCGCGCACCGTGGTGGAGAAGAACTGGTTCGAGCAGTGCGATGGCGAGGTGGAGATCGTCTCCAACAAGTCCGGCGGCAACATCTACCGGGGCAACGTCTTCCAGGACTCGCGCGGCTCGCTGGTGCTGCGTCACGGCCACGGCAATCGGGTCGAACGCAATGTGTTCCTCGGCCATGGCAAGGCGCATACCGGCGGGGTGCGTGTGATCAACCGCCACCAGACCGTGCGCGACAACTACTTCGAAGGCATCGCCGGCGACAACTTCGCCGCCGCCTTGAGCGTGATGGCGGGTACGCACGACGCGCCGTTGAACCGCTACGAGCAGATCGATCACGCGGTGATCGAACGCAACAGCTTCATCCAGGTCGGCACCGTGCTGCTGGGCGCGGGGCTGGATGAGGAGCGCAATGCGATGCCGGTGAACAGCCGCATCGCCGGCAACCTGTTCATCGGCGATGGCAAACGCGAGCTGCTGCGCGCGCAGGGTGACCTCTCCGGCATCACCTTCGCCGGCAACGTGCAGAGCCCGGCCGTATCGCCCGGCTTCCCCGGCGGTGTCAGCGGCCAGTCCCTGACCCTGCAGCGCGCGCCCAACGGCCTGCTCTACCCCACCGCGGCGATCGATGCCGGGGCCCCGCGCGATCTGGCCCCGATCGCCCGCGACCAGGTCGGCGTGGA contains the following coding sequences:
- a CDS encoding FadR/GntR family transcriptional regulator; its protein translation is MSEPRLYQSIAAEIVALIEKGEFPPGSRLPGERDLAERLGVSRVTVREAEIALEAQGLITIKTGSGVYVKAKPSQAPGALPDVSAFDLTAARAVIEAEAAAMAASRITDAELEDLAGLIAAMVDPNSGEAAASEADRQFHLSIARIAGNPVVEHCVQLIWRMRNELPRVKQVYANVCHNDDDTRDEEHTRILDALRQRDPAAARLAMRNHFQRLFESMLEATENEALAEIRRRTQQDRERFRAATGH
- a CDS encoding TonB-dependent receptor, with the translated sequence MLHDRRTASPRGLRHTALHSALFYALCATAALPLAHAQDADAPASPPGQATTLDQVQVTGIRGTIQTSIDKKREETVVSDVLAAEDIGDLPALSIGEAIETITGASTHREKGGASEISIRGLGPFLGSSTFNGREATNGSGDRSVNFNQFPSELINTVAIYKTQRADFVEGGVAGTINMETVKPLEYGKRTFQLDGRGTWQDYDDRLKDKDGVGWRGTASYIDQFDMGNAGKLGVSIGVQALEGSNPEEMFSSSSTWVACDGREVVGATRNCTQVNGNQVANGVPYYLVPSSRIYRQFIEHDKRDSQFAALQWRPSDLVEVNLDYQHSKRDYTEDRSDLSLSSMMRNLNNRVVTDDGALLHHTGSTTVDSTGNFLERQEEYTGGGLNVIFRPSPAWTLSTDLSYSNTERDQIERSTRLRAGRTDVNGRPVGGIKNTRYVDYTYDYSGDVPSITLDPAFDVNNPDNFTDSALVRRRQQHREHTIRAGRFDATFTPESGFFTAIKGGLRRSEATYTDYTDTVDVTTTNVAAIRAANLACRQAFPQDDFLANASGNTIDQWASFDSRCLFKAFTGVDDTGLSADLRNPANNDVTEKTSALYLMGDYSAEWFGLPVTGNIGVRGVRTEVRSVGLRSGLDVINNPDGTVTLEPTGDFTSQVLKSSNTEWLPSFNAAFELRPDLLLRVGAYRAMSRPDLAAEGFGRTFNLGEVDTEFNSVGDALRSITATGNPRAKPLMSWNGDLSLEWYANEDTMLSGALYYKQFNGGSMPVIVNETFDIDGQSVTVPVEQLATSDQKSDLFGVEFTASHSFSYLPGIFSGLGVKASYNYADSNFKTEDLRLGESTDPATGVVTPGIVEPANIFGLSKHVASAQVYWGLGKLDLQAIYKYRSDYYQQFVGDPSQNRYVRDNGSLDFRATYKVNKHLSLSLSASNLTDEPRVSDMPILGSFREYTTYGRRYYLGVRYRF
- a CDS encoding polysaccharide lyase 6 family protein — encoded protein: MTLQHSLAPMVLRPLANALLLSLSLAVFPATAADYLVRDAAAYANATRALAPGDTVILADGVWRDMDLLFQGTGKIGQPIRLTAQTPGKVILSGQSQLRLAGEHLEVSNLVFRDGWAPGGEVVSFRRSASEWANHSRVTGIVIDRYNKPDRQQSDHWVALYGHHNRFDHNQLVGKTNAGTTLVVVRNATSGLDNQHRIDHNWFGPRPNLGSNGGETMRIGTSHDSQSDSRTVVEKNWFEQCDGEVEIVSNKSGGNIYRGNVFQDSRGSLVLRHGHGNRVERNVFLGHGKAHTGGVRVINRHQTVRDNYFEGIAGDNFAAALSVMAGTHDAPLNRYEQIDHAVIERNSFIQVGTVLLGAGLDEERNAMPVNSRIAGNLFIGDGKRELLRAQGDLSGITFAGNVQSPAVSPGFPGGVSGQSLTLQRAPNGLLYPTAAIDAGAPRDLAPIARDQVGVDWYPKTLTTTALDSGAVRTVAPGEDTLTAAVAASAPGDRLQLQRGRYTVSQVLAVDHPLSVAGPARGQASVQFSRPSLFEISAGGSLRLARLDIDGALAPDAAGNAVIRVPPGSQAFNYTLLLEDSHVHGLTANKAFDVIATGKGSLAARIALSNVTVEDITGSVIAAAAETDDLGTYNAEQVDLLDSRFRRIGGPVLNLYRGGTDESTFGPALQVHGNQFEQVGVADDTSLRLHGVQFASIRDNRFDRSGRIRFSHRVGEPTLRMGDNPLTATAPLLSDTPVEALP